The following proteins are encoded in a genomic region of Deltaproteobacteria bacterium:
- a CDS encoding rhodanese-like domain-containing protein: MSKSAQQLLQEAKTRVKEVTPQEAKERLKKGNLLFLDVREPQEVAQGKIEGALPIPRGLLELQIEKVVPNRNQEIVCYCAGGVRSLLAADTLKEMGYENVSSMIGGFKNWVP; encoded by the coding sequence ATGTCAAAATCAGCGCAGCAACTCTTGCAAGAGGCCAAAACGAGGGTCAAGGAAGTGACCCCTCAGGAGGCGAAGGAAAGATTAAAAAAGGGGAATCTCCTCTTCCTCGATGTTCGCGAGCCCCAGGAGGTCGCCCAGGGGAAGATCGAAGGAGCCTTGCCGATCCCGCGCGGCCTTCTGGAACTCCAGATTGAAAAAGTGGTCCCCAACCGCAATCAGGAGATTGTCTGTTATTGCGCCGGCGGTGTCCGCTCTCTCCTGGCCGCCGATACCCTCAAAGAGATGGGGTATGAGAACGTCTCCTCAATGATTGGTGGGTTTAAAAACTGGGTTCCCTAA
- the rdgB gene encoding RdgB/HAM1 family non-canonical purine NTP pyrophosphatase: MTPLVIATRNKGKLEEIRKALASCPIKIHSLTEFQEVGEIVEDSQTFEGNALKKARVACQVTGSLALGDDSGLVVPTLGGEPGVLSARYARLDSSSLARRAGPAATADDNNKKLLDAMKRIPVEKRGAIYVCVLALVLPTGKERLIRATCEGVIAEEPKGDGGFGYDPIFFLPILQKTMAQISLEEKNRLSHRGRALEELKKIIPYFL; encoded by the coding sequence GTGACGCCATTAGTTATTGCCACAAGAAATAAGGGAAAACTGGAAGAGATCCGCAAGGCCCTGGCTTCTTGCCCAATAAAAATTCATTCACTGACGGAATTCCAGGAGGTTGGAGAGATCGTTGAAGATTCCCAGACCTTTGAGGGGAACGCACTCAAAAAGGCGAGGGTTGCCTGCCAGGTGACAGGGTCTCTGGCCTTGGGGGATGATAGTGGGCTTGTTGTTCCGACGTTGGGAGGAGAACCGGGAGTGCTTTCTGCGCGCTACGCCCGCCTCGACTCGTCGTCTTTGGCGAGGCGGGCCGGGCCGGCCGCTACTGCTGACGACAATAACAAAAAACTCCTTGACGCCATGAAGAGGATTCCTGTCGAAAAAAGGGGGGCGATTTATGTTTGTGTCTTGGCTCTTGTGCTACCAACGGGAAAGGAGCGTCTGATAAGGGCTACCTGTGAAGGGGTCATTGCGGAAGAACCGAAAGGGGACGGCGGATTTGGCTACGACCCAATTTTTTTCTTGCCAATCTTACAGAAGACAATGGCCCAAATCAGCCTTGAAGAAAAGAATCGGCTGAGTCATCGCGGGAGGGCCTTGGAAGAGCTCAAGAAAATCATCCCCTATTTCTTATAA
- a CDS encoding DUF4149 domain-containing protein, translating to MLFSFLHLLSLALWIGTILFFSAAVAPTLFKKMGKEEGGKVVSLLFPVYFRIGILCGLTAVLTLLLAPPKDSPFPIGRVLLLVIMTTITVYNTINVYPKARSLKEELGSTSEETLKPSLLEEFHRAHQYSVALNVVVLVLGLIVLFLMSRT from the coding sequence ATGCTGTTTTCCTTTCTGCACCTTCTCTCCCTGGCCCTCTGGATCGGCACAATCCTCTTTTTCTCGGCGGCAGTCGCCCCGACCCTTTTCAAGAAAATGGGAAAGGAAGAAGGGGGCAAGGTGGTCAGTCTTCTTTTCCCGGTCTATTTCAGGATTGGCATCCTCTGCGGGCTCACCGCCGTTCTGACACTCCTCTTGGCTCCTCCTAAAGACAGCCCTTTCCCGATTGGAAGGGTTTTGCTCCTCGTCATCATGACCACCATCACCGTCTATAACACCATCAATGTTTATCCCAAGGCCCGTTCTCTCAAGGAAGAACTCGGTTCGACCAGCGAGGAGACGCTCAAACCCTCTCTCCTCGAGGAATTCCACCGGGCGCACCAGTACTCCGTTGCCCTCAACGTTGTTGTTCTGGTTCTGGGATTGATTGTTCTATTTCTGATGAGTCGGACGTAG
- a CDS encoding divalent-cation tolerance protein CutA produces the protein MGSPFVVVLTTVRSKKEANRLATLFLKTKLVACVNVVPGVTSHYSWDGKICKDTEFLLFLKTAKTKLARLEKVLVQNHSYETPEMIVLPIQYGLKKYLRWIEESLRPTHQK, from the coding sequence GTGGGCTCCCCCTTTGTTGTCGTTCTCACCACCGTTCGATCGAAAAAAGAGGCGAATCGTCTTGCCACGCTCTTTTTGAAAACCAAACTTGTTGCCTGTGTGAACGTGGTTCCCGGGGTGACGTCGCACTATTCATGGGATGGAAAAATTTGCAAGGATACCGAATTTCTTTTGTTCCTCAAGACGGCAAAGACCAAGCTCGCACGATTGGAAAAGGTATTGGTCCAAAACCACTCTTATGAAACTCCGGAGATGATTGTTTTGCCGATCCAGTATGGTTTGAAAAAATACCTGCGTTGGATTGAAGAATCGCTACGTCCGACTCATCAGAAATAG
- a CDS encoding peroxiredoxin gives MLQVGQKAPEFTAEAVVGEEFKKISLADYKGKWVVLFFYPLDFTFVCPTEITSFSDSYESFRKLGCEVLACSVDSKFSHLAWTKTSRTDGGLGKINYPLLADINKKIAQDFGVLLPGGVALRGLFLIDPEGTIQYAVVHNLGVGRSVEETLRVIQAFQTTAKTGEVCPANWKPGAKTMKPDPRGSKEFFATAGK, from the coding sequence ATGTTACAAGTCGGTCAGAAGGCCCCTGAATTTACCGCCGAGGCGGTTGTCGGGGAAGAGTTCAAAAAGATCTCACTGGCGGATTACAAAGGAAAGTGGGTGGTGCTCTTTTTCTACCCGCTCGATTTTACCTTCGTCTGCCCGACCGAGATTACGTCCTTTTCAGACAGTTACGAATCATTCCGGAAGCTCGGCTGTGAAGTGCTCGCCTGCTCGGTGGACAGCAAGTTCTCCCACCTCGCCTGGACCAAGACCTCAAGAACCGACGGGGGATTGGGAAAGATCAACTACCCCCTGCTGGCCGACATCAACAAAAAAATCGCTCAGGACTTTGGTGTGCTACTCCCTGGCGGTGTTGCCCTCCGCGGTCTTTTTCTGATCGATCCGGAAGGAACGATCCAGTACGCCGTCGTTCACAACCTTGGAGTCGGACGCTCCGTGGAGGAGACACTCCGGGTCATTCAGGCATTCCAGACCACCGCCAAGACCGGCGAGGTCTGCCCGGCAAACTGGAAGCCCGGTGCCAAGACGATGAAACCGGATCCAAGGGGTTCCAAGGAGTTTTTTGCTACCGCCGGGAAATAA